A genomic stretch from Pelotomaculum schinkii includes:
- a CDS encoding polyprenyl synthetase family protein: MLEFFKDIAKELQMVEKELSDVVKTPNPLLTETSTHLLNAGGKRLRPALCLLGAKFYNFDLQRILPLAAALELIHMATLVHDDVVDASLTRRGKPTVKAMWGNSIATHIGSYLFAKSLMLIARYEYTPLISKVLADTSVNMCEGEIQQIAASFDVKQNLRNYLYRIKRKTAMLIAASTQLGAVACGASKSIYLPLYRYGHAVGMAFQITDDILDMVADQREMGKPIGSDLRQGIITLPVIYALDTSRQRERLKELVAKPEKDDGELQEAISIITSSGAIEQSLELVEKYIHKAKQALKELPDRPTRLNLSLAADYVVIRKY, encoded by the coding sequence ATATTAGAGTTTTTCAAAGACATCGCAAAAGAACTGCAGATGGTGGAAAAAGAGTTAAGTGATGTGGTGAAAACGCCAAACCCGCTTCTAACCGAGACCTCTACGCATCTCCTTAATGCGGGTGGCAAGAGACTGAGACCTGCGCTCTGCCTCCTTGGCGCAAAATTCTATAACTTCGACCTGCAGAGGATCCTGCCGCTGGCTGCTGCTTTGGAACTGATCCACATGGCTACACTGGTACATGATGATGTCGTTGATGCTTCGCTAACCCGCAGGGGTAAGCCCACTGTCAAGGCCATGTGGGGAAACAGTATCGCCACCCACATTGGCTCCTATCTTTTTGCTAAATCCCTCATGTTGATAGCCCGTTATGAATATACCCCACTTATTTCTAAAGTCCTGGCTGATACCAGCGTCAACATGTGTGAGGGTGAAATCCAACAGATAGCCGCATCCTTTGATGTCAAACAGAATCTGAGGAACTACCTATACCGGATTAAACGAAAGACCGCCATGCTGATTGCAGCGAGCACGCAGCTGGGTGCAGTAGCCTGCGGTGCGTCTAAAAGCATTTACTTGCCGCTATACCGGTACGGTCACGCAGTGGGCATGGCTTTTCAGATTACCGATGACATCCTGGATATGGTTGCCGACCAGCGTGAGATGGGCAAGCCTATCGGCAGTGACTTGCGACAGGGAATTATCACTCTGCCGGTAATTTATGCCCTGGATACATCCAGACAAAGAGAGCGGCTTAAAGAACTGGTGGCAAAACCTGAAAAAGACGATGGCGAGTTACAGGAAGCTATCAGCATAATTACCAGCAGTGGGGCTATCGAGCAATCTCTCGAACTTGTTGAGAAATATATCCATAAGGCCAAGCAGGCATTAAAAGAGCTCCCTGACAGACCTACCAGATTAAACTTAAGCCTTGCGGCAGATTATGTGGTAATAAGAAAATACTAA
- the tatC gene encoding twin-arginine translocase subunit TatC translates to MAKTNGEMNIIEHLEELRHVLIVSIITTAIFAVGAYFFSDRILASMLEPITKLGQKIFFTGITEAIFVKIKISFFAGFLAALPVILWQVWGFIVPALKKNERIYFSIFVLISFVSFLGGIAFGFFCVYRMGVMFLLQFAGPTLTPLLTIDKYISFTISFLLPFGIVFEFPLISFFLAKMELVTHAFFARNRRYAMLAVVALAAIITPTPDVVTCLIISGPMYLLFELSALVVRIVERKLARKKERERLVDMTEVQSAATVK, encoded by the coding sequence ATGGCTAAAACTAACGGAGAAATGAACATTATTGAGCACCTAGAAGAACTGCGTCATGTTTTAATTGTTTCAATTATTACCACTGCCATATTTGCTGTGGGAGCGTATTTTTTCAGCGATAGGATCTTGGCATCAATGCTGGAACCAATTACCAAGCTGGGGCAGAAGATATTTTTCACCGGTATCACAGAGGCGATCTTTGTTAAAATCAAGATATCTTTCTTTGCCGGTTTCCTGGCGGCGCTGCCGGTAATTTTATGGCAGGTATGGGGTTTTATTGTTCCTGCCTTAAAAAAAAATGAAAGGATCTACTTTTCTATTTTTGTTTTGATATCCTTTGTCAGTTTTTTAGGCGGTATTGCTTTCGGTTTTTTTTGTGTCTATCGAATGGGTGTAATGTTTTTACTCCAATTTGCCGGACCAACACTAACACCATTACTTACAATCGACAAGTATATTTCTTTCACGATTTCCTTTCTCCTTCCTTTTGGTATAGTGTTCGAATTTCCTTTAATAAGCTTTTTCCTGGCCAAAATGGAACTTGTGACACATGCCTTTTTTGCTAGAAACCGCCGTTACGCCATGTTGGCTGTTGTAGCCCTGGCGGCCATAATCACCCCCACGCCGGATGTAGTTACCTGCCTTATCATCAGCGGTCCCATGTATTTGCTTTTTGAACTAAGCGCGCTGGTAGTACGCATCGTTGAACGCAAGCTTGCCCGCAAAAAAGAGCGTGAGCGCCTGGTCGACATGACTGAAGTACAATCAGCAGCCACAGTTAAATAG
- a CDS encoding twin-arginine translocase TatA/TatE family subunit: protein MPHIGVPELILVLTLALIIFGPGKLPELGKAVGKTIREFRRSSSEIMNEVEAVADEKKDNQMQLIKAAKN from the coding sequence ATGCCGCACATTGGCGTACCTGAATTAATCCTTGTTTTGACACTGGCTTTAATTATCTTTGGACCCGGCAAATTACCGGAACTTGGCAAGGCGGTTGGTAAAACAATCAGAGAGTTTCGTCGTTCTTCCTCCGAAATAATGAACGAGGTGGAAGCGGTTGCAGATGAGAAAAAAGATAACCAAATGCAGTTGATTAAGGCAGCCAAGAATTAA